A genomic region of Papaver somniferum cultivar HN1 chromosome 7, ASM357369v1, whole genome shotgun sequence contains the following coding sequences:
- the LOC113300089 gene encoding 50S ribosomal protein L12, chloroplastic-like: MASTLATLTSISPKPYPTTSSSFHSSQKQTLRFPPIHQNPNFTSSRKCTFLPPISAVAVTEKVETIGKELTKLTLEEARTLVDWLQEELGVSAAAFAPAAVAAAPGAVEAAPVVEEKTEFDVVIDEVPSSSRIATIKAVRALTNLALKEAKELIEGLPKKFKEGASKEEAEEAKKQLEAAGAKVSIV; this comes from the coding sequence ATGGCATCAACACTCGCAACACTAACCTCAATTTCACCAAAGCCTTATCCAACAACCTCATCATCATTTCATTCCTCCCAGAAACAAACCCTAAGATTCCCCCCCattcatcaaaaccctaatttcacctcATCAAGAAAATGCACATTCTTACCCCCAATTTCAGCAGTAGCTGTCACTGAGAAAGTAGAAACTATTGGTAAAGAGCTAACCAAATTAacgttagaagaagcaagaacattagttgattggttacaagaagaacttggtgtatcTGCAGCTGCATTTGCAcctgcagctgttgctgctgcaccTGGTGCTGTTGAGGCTGCTCCTGTTGTTGAAGAGAAAACTGAGTTTGATGTTGTTATTGATGAAGTACCTAGTAGTTCAAGAATTGCTACTATTAAAGCTGTAAGAGCTTTAACTAATTTAGCTTTGAAGGAAGCTAAAGAGTTGATTGAAGGTCTGCCTAAGAAATTTAAGGAAGGTGCTTCtaaagaagaagctgaagaagctAAGAAACAACTTGAAGCTGCTGGCGCTAAGGTTTCCATTGTTTAG